A region from the Aegilops tauschii subsp. strangulata cultivar AL8/78 chromosome 5, Aet v6.0, whole genome shotgun sequence genome encodes:
- the LOC109755160 gene encoding uncharacterized protein produces MAAPPPIDEPLRLPPLPADTILEILSRVGDATAVVRCAATCKAWRRLILEPSFLSRGRAGRSDPSPLLGFFFLDTSQKLPRRRLYLRRPTRFLPLGPSQSQATALPLSHFLPKPDAAGLSGFAPVTSGAGGLLALRRSPASSCDPVRICVCDPVAGTSTFLPPLPPTTSPENIVFLDADGSSFRLLAAMDRPNGIRLRVFSSQTGQWGTAVTAQLPGNMVVHLCSPAVVHRGAVHWICGTRALPNAVHALAVRPGQADVSVCRFDLPLRAGIHRLNHAAEAVRLFSSAQGCLSLVLLDEPLISVWNFKDNGADGRPWELHKTVHLMSVLPSTIFDPSAEWGLSVVASCDQSGSLFLRAVGEGGLFVLNLETEAMSRVRNDHCAKFLCPYVANLSSCLGAMKNF; encoded by the coding sequence ATGGCGGCGCCGCCGCCGATAGACGAGCCTCTGCGGCTGCCGCCTCTCCCGGCGGACACCATCTTGGAGATCTTGTCCCGCGTGGGCGACGCTACCGCCGTCGTGCGCTGCGCAGCCACCTGCAAAGCATGGCGCCGCCTCATCCTGGAGCCGTCCTTCCTCTCCCGCGGTCGCGCCGGGCGCTCCGACCCCTCCCCTCTCCTCGGCTTCTTCTTCCTGGACACTTCCCAGAAGCTGCCCCGTCGCCGCCTCTACCTCCGCCGCCCCACGCGCTTCCTCCCCCTCGGCCCCTCTCAGTCGCAGGCAACCGCCCTCCCCCTGTCCCACTTCTTGCCGAAGCCGGACGCGGCCGGCCTCAGCGGGTTCGCCCCCGTCACGTCAGGCGCCGGCGGGCTCCTTGCCCTCCGCCGTTCCCCGGCCAGCTCGTGCGACCCCGTCAGGATCTGCGTCTGCGACCCCGTGGCCGGGACCTCCACCTTCCTCCCCCCTCTCCCGCCCACAACATCCCCCGAGAACATCGTCTTCCTCGACGCCGATGGCTCCTCGTTCCGCCTCCTTGCGGCGATGGACCGCCCAAATGGGATCCGCCTGCGCGTCTTCTCCTCCCAGACCGGGCAGTGGGGCACGGCTGTGACGGCCCAACTTCCTGGTAACATGGTGGTCCACCTCTGCTCCCCTGCCGTCGTGCACCGTGGTGCCGTCCACTGGATATGCGGCACCCGTGCCCTCCCGAATGCGGTGCACGCACTGGCCGTTCGCCCCGGCCAGGCCGATGTCTCGGTGTGCCGATTCGACCTTCCGCTGCGCGCAGGCATTCACCGCCTGAACCACGCCGCAGAAGCCGTTCGCCTGTTCAGTTCAGCTCAGGGGTGTCTCTCCTTGGTTCTTCTGGATGAACCTTTGATCTCCGTCTGGAACTTCAAAGACAATGGCGCTGATGGCAGGCCCTGGGAGCTTCACAAGACGGTACATCTGATGTCGGTGTTGCCGTCGACAATCTTTGATCCTTCTGCGGAGTGGGGGCTCTCTGTCGTAGCATCGTGCGACCAGAGTGGCTCCTTGTTTTTGCGTGCTGTGGGTGAGGGCGGCCTGTTTGTGCTCAACCTGGAGACGGAGGCGATGTCGAGGGTACGCAACGACCACTGCGCCAAGTTCCTGTGCCCATATGTGGCGAATCTGAGTTCTTGCCTGGGAGCCATGAAGAATTTCTGA